The Pan troglodytes isolate AG18354 chromosome 19, NHGRI_mPanTro3-v2.0_pri, whole genome shotgun sequence region GCTGCTGAACTTGCCGGAGACCCAGGAGGCCAAGATGCAGGCCGAGTTCTGGGCGGGAACAGGAGGGGCTTCAGTGTGGCCAGGGCCCTGTGCCATACCAAGGGAGGCTAGGGCCAGGGCTGCCTGctgggctgagggtcagggatgTGGGGAGGCAGGGTCCCGGGAACCTCCCCAGGACCCCTGTGCCCAGCTCCCTGCTCAGCCCCACTCCCTGCTGCCTAGTGTTCCAGGGACCAGCTGGTGGCCGCCCCCAGGATGCAGTGTGAGGCCATGGTGGGCGGACAGGCACAGGCCTCGTACCTGGATCTGGCTGCTTTGCTTGCGCAGCTCTAGTAGCTGGCCTTCGGCCTGGGTGGCCTGCTGCTGGGTAACCTCCAGGCTGGCTCTCAGCTGGGCCTGTGGTGCGGGCCCAAGGGACAACCAACAAGAGAAGGCCAGGATTGGCTGTGATGTCCTTTCTCAGACAACCAACCATGCCTGCAGACACCAGGCAGCCCCTCCCCACGCCACCCCAGGCCAGCCTCCAGAGCACCAGCCTCAGTCTAACCCAGGGAGAGTTGGGGCCGTGCCCCGGGGGGTCCAGACAAAGTCCTTCCTAATCTGCAGCAGGGTGGTGCCTGAGCAGAGCGGAAGCCTTGGGCTCAGGACCCAACTTCCATTCCCATTTCTACCTCTTGCATGCTGAGCAAGCTGAGGCCAAGCACCTGTCCTCTCTGGGCCTAACCCCCCACCCATCAATACAGGAAAGCGATAATGCTGGCTCAGGAGGCCTCGCAGGGAGGACCCCAAACACTAAAGCCGTTGGTCCCTGTCTCACTGCAGAGGGGTCAGTGGCCCAGGAGGCCCTGGGGCTTGAGAAGCTGACTGCAGGGACCACCCAAAGCACCAAAGCTGTCTGACAAGTGGGCAGTTACTTGCTGGATAAACTAGCTTCTTCTGGGGATCCGGCCAGTCCCTGGCCCTAGTTTTGAGactgagaggggagggagggacccCTATTCGGTTGCGCTCCCTGAGTCCCTTGGGAATCAAAACACCGTGCTCTCATGAGAGCAGGACAAACCACGCAGGTCCCAGGGGCTCCATTCCCAGCACCTGGTCAAAAGCTTCACCACCTTGTTTCTGCTCCTCCCGCAATGCACTGAGATGGGGGCCGTTACTATCCCCACATCACAGAGGAGGAAACGGGCTCAGAGAAGTTGATAATTTGGTCAAAGTCCTCAGATCTTCCTAAGCCCAGAGCTCCTCCGGGCCCCCAGCCTCCAGCATTTCACACAGGAACACAGGAGGCCGGAGGGCAGGCTCTCCCAGGGCACCCAACCCTCCCCCAGGGACAGGCACCCCCatgtccctttccctctctcttgcaAAATCCTGGCTCCCCTGGTGCTACTGGCTGCCCCTGTCACTCCCTTCCTCCACATGGCCCTCATCTACCGGCCTCCAACTCAAACTTCCGTGCCTAGCTCAGTCTTCTGCACCCGCCCGTGAGCAGCACATCTCGTCTCATCCTCCTCGGCGGCTTCAGCAGCTACAAGGAATGTCCCGCAACACTCTGGAGCCCTTTTCCTTCACCTCATCTCAGCCGCTCCTGTGAACTCACCCTGGCCCTGTCACCAGCTCTAAAATCTCCATTCTAGGCATCCATTCTTCCTTCTCTGACCACTGCCTTCATGCCCTCTCCTGTTCCAGCCACCTCTGtctcagtcctcccacctcaccgACCCCCAGCCGTGCACTCTCCCATCCCTCCCTGCCCATCAGGCCTCCTGGCCACCCCTTCCCTTCCTGTCCCATCCAGCGTCCCTGTGCCATCCTCCATCCACGCCTTAGCCCCAGGCCTCCTCTGTCCCCGAATGATTCCACGTCCTGTCTTTGCTGCTGAAACGGGTTTTGTCAAGGGCACGGACCACCTCCACAGTACCGGTGCTGAAGGTCATTTCTGTCCTCGTACTGAGCCTCTGATCAGCATGGGCACCCTGCCCGTTCTCTTCCTGGCACCCCTGTCTCCAGGTGCCACACAGGGCTGCCGTTCCCCCGAccttccccatctccctgggagctCCAGCTTGGAACCTTCTCTTCCTCCTAGCGCTAATGACTCCCAGCTCTCGACTTCCAGCTCCCCGCTCCTGAGCTTTggagctcacagcaagctccgcctcccgggttcacgccattctccagcctcagccaccagaggagctggaactacaggcgcccgccaccaggcccggctaattttttgtatttttagtagagacagggtttcaccatgttagccaggatggtctcaatctcctgacctcgtgatccgccggcctccgcctcccaaagtgctgggattacaggcgtgagccactgcacccggtggTGGCCAGGCTGCGGGGGGTCCGGGCCCCTCCTGCTCCTGGCGGCagcacccacttgaggaggtgACCCTCACTCATGGTGCACAAGCTGCAAACACAACAGCCCTTGGTCTGGCAGAAGAGCTCCAGCAGCTGCCCGGGGCGGGGTCAGCGCGCGGCAGGGccggggccagggctggggccagggtccCAGGTGCCACAGGCCCGTCCCCTGGTTTGTCCCACTGGCCACTGTGACCTCTATATGTCCAAGGCCAAACTCTGCCCTCCACCTACGCCTCTCAGGACATAGCACCCCAGCCACCCGCGTGCTCAAGACAGAAACCCAGGTGTCTCCCTTGCCGCCCTCTCTGCTGTCCCCCGTGTCCCCTCTGGCCTGCTTTCGCCTCCACAAGGTACCACTTCCCCTCAGCGTTTCTCATCTCCTCCTCCATCTTGGTCTCCCTTCCCTGATCCCCAGCTGGTTCTTTGCCTCCCTGCACTCCTGCCCTGGGCTCCTACCCGATTCGGGTCTTACATCCTGCCCCCTTCAGCCCCCAGCCAGGTGATCAGTCTCCATGAAGCCCAAATCTGATCATGTGCCAACCTGCTTCCAAGCCTATAATGGCCCCCATGACCCTAGAGTAAGAGCCAGACTCCCCCAGGACCCTGCCCGATCCTGCCCCTGCTGACCTCCAGGGCCTGGCCCACAGATCTCAGTGGCACAAATCTGCCACTAGGGACCCCGCGTGCCCAGTTCTTTCCCATCCCAGAGACGGGACCAGGCTGattcctctgcctagaatgctcttccCCAGGTCTTTCTCCTGGCTTGCGCTTCCTCAGTCCTCACATGCCAGCCTGAAGGCGGCCTCCCCTTCCTGCTCCTGGCCCGTTTAGCAGGGTCACCCCAACCCCTCTATCACGTGCCATGTGCTTTCCTcactgcattttgtaataatacattCACGCCTTACTGGAACACTGACTTCTTAAGTGGATTCTAAGTCTCTTAAGGGCAGGGAGCTCGTCTGATCCATTTACCAACAGCCCCCATAGCCCCCTCGCCCCCCACAACCCCGCACAGCGAATGAAAGGAGGCTCTCGGAGCGCAGGAGACACCCGACGGTTCTCTAGCGCTTGGGCACGGAGCAGGGAGCTGCTGCCTCACGCCCAGGCTTTGTTCATCCAGAAGGCACCGAGCAGCTTCTGAGACCCACCCTGTGTCACTGGCCGGGCTGCATATCCCAGTCTGATGCACAGACCCacgattttttgtttgtttattttctgagacggagtctcgctctgtcgcccagactggagtgcagtggcacgatctcggctcactgcaagctccgcctcccgggttcacgccattctcctgcctcagcctccccagtagatgggactacaggcgcccgccaccacgcccggctaattttttgtatttttagtagagacagggtttcaccgtgttagccaggatggtctcgatcccctgacctcgtgatccgcccgcctcggcctcccaaagtgctgggattacaggcgtgagccactgcgcctggcagacCCAAGACTTTTATAATCAGCTCCCAGGTTGGGCGAAGCCCCTTACAGATGAGGCTCCCCGCCCCCGCCGGGTGCCTGAGAGAGCAGGGCGCGGCCCGCAGGAGTCACCCGGCGGTGGCCAGGCTGCGGCGGGTCCGGCCCCCTCCCGCTCCCGGCGGATGCGTCACCTCGCGCTGGAGGCGCTCGGCATCCAGCAGCGCCCGCTCGTGGAGGCGACACTCGCGCACGGTGCACACGCTGCACACACAGCGGCCCTCGGTCCGGCAGAAGAGCTCCAGCGGCTGCCCGTGGCGGGGGCAGCGCGCGGCAGGGTCGGGGCCGGGGTCGGGATCGGGGCCGGGATCCCGGGCGGGCCCGGCGCGCACCACCTCCAGCACGCCGCTGAGGGCCACGTTGCGGCGCAGCTCGGCGCCGTCGGGAAAGGGCTCCCGGCACTCGGGGCACGCCTTTCCGCAGCGGTCCCACCAGTCCCGGATGCAGGCCCCGCAGAAGTTGTGGCCGCAGGGCAGCGTCACTGGGTCCTGGTAGAGCCCCAGGCAGATGGCGCAGGTCAGCTTCTCCTCCAGTAGCTGCGCGGCCATGGCCCAGCGGCGGCGGGAGCCAGGCGGGCCCCGGGCGTCTTAAAGGGACCGCGGGCCTCGCGCGCTGAGGGCGCCTGGGCGTGGCTAACGCGGGGCGGGGCGAGatgcgggcggggcggggcgagaTCCGCGCCCGGGAAGGCGGAGGGGGGCGGCAGGCCCTTCTCTGACACCCTCGACGAGCGACCGCCGCAGGGGCCTAGGCCAcccctgcccacctcggcctggcCCGCTCGAAGGTTCCGCGTTCCCGCCTTGCGCCCCTCCCTCCGTCTAGGGTCCACGCCACCCCGGCTGAGAGCTGAGTTCGGCTCTCTAGGGTCCCAGCCTGGCCGGTCCATCCCACCCCCCTGGGCCTTCAGCCCAGGTCCTGGAGACCAGAGGCTCGAAAACCCCGCCAGGACTCCGGGCTTCTGACCACGGGCCGCGCGGAACCTCTTCTGGACTCATCTGTCAATCGCCTAACAGCAtagacccccacccccaacaatcCCCCGGGGCTTGGCGATGAAACGGGCGGGCGGGCTCCCTGCAGACCCGAGCACTGCTGCACTTTTTCCTGGAGCTGGGTTTCGGACACTTGCCAGACTGGGGTGTCTCCCTTCTCTGGGCTACACGTAATTTTGGTTCTTTTAAAGTAAACAGCGAGATGGAAATGTCTGGTCACCAAGAGACAGGGACCAGTTAACTGGTATTTTTCAAATGGCCCTTGAATGAATACACAAACCAGCTTTCATCTGCAATCAGCATCCCCTCTTCCTGCTGCCCTCTGCTGGGGAGAGTTCCTTGCCTGGGGTCCAAGCTGATCTGCAGCCTCAGTATTTAGAGGCACTCCAGCATTTCCCCTGAAGCTGAGCAGGCAAGGCGGGTCTGGGGCCTAGCGCCCACCTCCCCGGCAGTGTGTATCAGGCCAGGGGGAACCCCAGGAGAGTACGGCCTTTCTAACCAAGCTGGGCTGATGTTGAGGCGGCACGAGCTCTCACTGCTGCAGCAAGCACTGCGTCCTCTGTGCGGCCATAGGCGAAGTTTCTTTCTGGACAAAGTGCACGGATCTACCCTCCACCTACTAGTTAGCCAGACTTCTGCTTTTGGTAAGGGAGAAACAAAACACCTAACCGTCCAGCCGCAAGACTCCATGGGTTTTCTGACCCTGAGCAGGTCTCTTGAGACACGCTATTGCCTACCTAATGTGGCTTCTCCTCCCAAgcatggggtgggggctggagccTGTGCAGAGGGTCAGTGCTCCGGCAGGCACTCTCTCTCCAGGGGCCGGTGGGACCCCCCTGGGGCACAGAgccagtgctcaataaatgctcctTCCTGAGCCCAGCTGCTCTGCTCCACTTTTTCGGGGAGCTGGGTTTCAGGAACCTGCTGGATTGGGATGTCtcccttccctgggccacacctGTTTTTGGCCCACTGCCTGCTTTTGCTTCGGATCCCAGGGCCCCTGACACCCTCACAAGACGGAGGTGAGGACGCACTTAGTGGGGTGGGAGGCAGCCCGTTTCCCACCCATGAAGCTCCATCGGGGTCCTCTGGCCCTGGAGCACCGACCCAGGCCAGCTATGGCAGaaatcccttttttaaaaaaatacaggtaGGGTCTCATTATActgccagctggtcttgaactcctgggctcaagcgatcttcccttctcagcctcccagtgttgggattacaggtgtgagccaccaagcccggcaagAAATCATCTTTATTCAcattccccaccccaccacctgAGAGTCACTTTCACTCCAAGCCCTGGGCCTGATGGGAGGGGGCCAAAGAGGGGGGCTGCCTAAGGCAGGGCCCAGACCCCACGGTGTGGGCCTCTGGAGCTGTGTCTTCACTCTTGCTGCCGATCAATCCCATGCTCTGAAGTGCGCACACTCTGGCTCCTCAGTAGATGCCATAGGTGGGCTCATGACTGTCCCTGTACCGGTCCAGGTAGCGCAGGGGCTGCCGGTGGGGGAAGCGCTTCTGCTTGGGGTGGTAAGGGGGCGGCCGCACGAACTCAAACACCGGCTCCCGCATGTCTGCAAGAAGAGTGAGGGGCACAGGGGTGGTCTGCTGGCCTGCGCCCCCTCAGGCTGAGGCCTGCCCACCAGGGACCTGCCGCAGCCTTCCCCTAACAAAGCTTCTCCCTGGCAGGGCAGGCGAGGCCTGGGAGCTCAGGCCCACCCAGTGCCCCAGCCCCATGGCCCTTACCTAGAAGCTGGTGGAAGATGTAGGTGACGGAGTCATCCCAGCGGCACTGGAAGAAGGACAAGCCGGCTGGAGTCATGGCTTCTTGGTGTTTCTTGTAGAAATCAAAAGTGCGGAAGGTCCGCTGGGCCAGCTGATAGCTATGAGAAGATAGAGAGCGTATGAGAGTGGGGCAGCAGAGCCCCTCACCCCGCCACCCCAACAGGTAACCCTGAGAGGCCCCTGGGAGTCTGCTAGCACCCTATCCTGCTCTTCTGCCAGTCTCAAGGCCAAGGTCAAGAGAGAACTGAGCAAGAGTGACCGTTCCAGGGGAGGTGGCCTGAGGCCGGGTTATGTGTGGGTGGTGTAGATTACCAGGGTGAGGGGCGTGCGTCCTCGGAGAAGTCAATCAGCTGGTCCTGCTTGAAGAGCAGGAAGGCAAGACGGTGGATGCCGGAGCCTCGGGCAGGGAAGGGGGGGAGGTAGGGACACGTCACCTGTCCTTCAGCCACCCGGTTACCCGGGATGTTGGTTCTGGGAGGAGGAAAGTCCCCATTAATTACCACTCCAGGGAGGCAGCAGGAGTGTCCCATCAGCTCCATGCACACCCTAGAGGCCGACATGACTCCCTGGGAGGACAGCTCTAAGCGTCTCCTGGGACAGAGGAGGCAGCCAAGCTCTGTGAACACCGGGACATGCTGCAAATATGGGAAGCGGGCTGGAGGAGCTCCGAGTGGGGGACAGGGCTCCAGAGAGCGTCAGCTTGACAGCAAGGCCATGCAGCCGCTTCCAGGCCCCGGGAGCCGGGGGTCTGCCACAGTCACTGAGGTTAGAAAGCCAGGCCACTTTTGGCTGCTTTTCCCTCTGCGTCCTGAAGTCTCCAGGACCTCGTCAGGGAGTGTGTGCCCAGCCTGGCACAGGGGCGGCCAACACCTCAGGCACAACTCCCCGGAGGGTCCTGCCGCACAGGCTGGTAACTACAGTtgaataaaaatgacagaaaCCAGCCTCCCAGTCACTGTCCCCAGTTAACCAGAAGGCTCAAAGTTGGGGTCACTGGCCTGACCTCTGCCCCCTGGCCTGGTGTTCAGAGCCAGAAGCTACCAAGATAGAAGGCAGCCCAGTCTGGGCCCAGGGAAGGAGCGCCCAGCGGTTCAAGGAGCACCTGGGAGACGCCACAGCTGCCAGACCTCTCCCGCTCCTTCTCCCACGTGACTGTCACAGTCCACCTCACGTTGAATAAGGCATGTGGTGCCATTAGCCCAGTTTTACAGGTGAAATGAGTTTAGAGAGATGAagggcccaggcatggtggctcacgcttgtaatcctagcactttgggaggcggaggcaggcagatcgcttgagctcaggagaccagcctgggcaacatggtgaaaccctgtctctataaaaaaatacaaaaattagctgggtgtagtggtttgcacctgtagtcccagctactcaggagactgaggtgggaggagcacctgagcccaggagttagcgGCTGCAAttagccatgattgcaccactgtactccagcttgggggacagagtgagaccctgtctcaaaaaaaaaaaaaaaagaaaagatgaggaGGCTTGTGGGGACTGACCGAGGCCTACTGCAAACTTTGTCTCCTGTAGCTGTCTTCAAGTAGACATGGGGATCCCAGGGCCCCTAACaccctcaggaggcagaggcaggaggtgaATTCAAGGTCCCATGGGTAGTCCATGAAACTCAGGAGCAGCTCAGTCCAGGCTCCCAGGTCCTCTTCCCGCCGGGGCAGCACCCCCCTACCCCCGGTACTCCAGTACTCACAGCAGCCAGTGGAGGTACTCAGCATCTGGCTCCAGCAGGTGCCCATCTGCACAAAAACACACCTGCTGACCACGGCCCAGCCGACCACGGCCCTGCCACCCCCTCCCTTGTTAGGAGCCAGCGCTGGagatctccacctggcccctcccccagccccccagggCCTTGGCTCATGGGAGGTGAGCGGGGCAGGAGGCCTGGTGAGCCCCAGACACCCACCCAAGCTAGTGAGTAGCAACGTCCACAAGGAGCCCTCTTCTGCCTCATAGGTCACCTCTGGCGCTTGGGCAGCCTGGCAGGGTGAGAAGGAAGCTGTCAGCCCCACCAGGGACAGGCCAGCTGTTGCAGGGAGCCTTGGAGAAAGGGGTGCCCACTCTGACCCAAAAGCCCTTGACAACCCCtggcacaggcaggcaggcaaaggGATGCGTGGAGAAGCAGCCCTGCAGAGTTGCCTGTCCAGGCAACAACCACAAAAACGAACATCTGCCAAGGCCTGGGCAGGAGGGCACACCACAGACAGCAGGCCGGTCACAGGAATGTGCTAAGACAGAgcctctttttccttcattttgttctattttctttgaaattgtCATGGTGTTGTCTTCCAGGAAATCAAAGAGACAGAGAACAACAAAATTCCAAACCCAGGAGTGTCTGTGACACTGAGATGGGATGTGTCTGTGTTTGcacagggcagggaggaggggcacAAGTGAGTGGTTACCTCGGTTGGAGTCACCTCATTGCCACAGTACACGGGCATCAGGTCGTCCTCACCCACAGCGTAGGCCACGTGCAGGGGGACTCGGGGCACAAAGGTGGCACCATGGAACAGGTCTCGGTAGAGGCCGTAATACTCAGCCAGACGCTGCTTGTGGTAGGGGCCACAGGTCCTCTCCCACTCGGCCCGCACGGCATCCAGCGGGACACTGGCTAGACAGGAATAAGGCCAGTTGGGAtacgggggtgggggcggggcagggaCACACCCTGTACCCCAACTCTGGGATGGCCCCTCCCCTGAGAAGGCTTACCTGTGCGGAGGCGGGCAGCCCGCTCCTCTTCCACATTGGCCCGAAGCTCCCGGATGGCCTGTTTCCGTTCCAGTAGCTGTTGGGTCCGGGAGACTTTGGGTGGAGGCAGCCCAATATCAATCTTCTCTTTGGGATCTGGAGTGGGAAGATGTGTGGGAAAAACagggtcatggctcactgcagccttaacctccccaactcagtctcctgagtagctggggctacaagtgtACACCAtctcatctggctaatttttgtattttttgtagagacagggttttgccacattgcccaggctggtatgaactcttgggctcaagtgatctgcctgcctcagcctcccacagtgttgggattacagtagcgtgagccactgcgcccagccatggtagctaatttaaaaaatctttctgagagatgggatctcataatgctgctcaggctggtctcaaaactcctggtctcaagtgatcctcctgcctcagcctcctaagtagctgggattacaggcgcaagccactgcacccagtgagGGGGCGGGCACATCTTCTTGGTTAAACTGCCTGTCCCTACCTAGTCCTCTCATTCTGTGCTTCAAGCTCTGCTGCTCAAGCTTTCCCTGTgattcacagaattaaaacataCTGTGCAGTCTACTTCCCAGACCTGAATAGGATGTAACTGGGAAGCAAATCAGATACAACTTGAGgttgtgtttttctttgagacagaatctcactctctcgcccaggctggagtgcagtggcacgatctcggcacactgcaacctctgcctcccgggttcaagcaattcttctgtctcagccttctgagtagctaggattacaggcgcctgccaccatgcccgactaattttttttgtatttttagtagagacggggtttcaccatgttggctaggctggaggTTGTGTTTTTCTGATCCCCAAACCAGGTCACAGTTTTGTCTAGGTCATGGGAAACTGAAGTCAATGGTCCTTCCAATTATAGTTGAGATCACCTCCAAGCCTGTTCACAGGTGGCTATGAACACCCAGCTGTCCTGGGTAAAGTGAATGACTGATGCTAGAAGGACTTATAGAAGTGCTTCTCggccaggtgctatggctcacgcctgtaatcccaacactttgggaggctgaggcagggggatcacttgaggtcaggagtttcagaccagattgggcaatatggtgaaaccccatctctactaaaaatacaaaaattagctgggcgtggtggtgcatgcctgtagtgtcagctactttggaggcagaggcaggaaaatcgcttgaacccaggaggcagaggttgcagtgagtcatcgcaccactgcactccagcctgggcaacagagcgagcctccgccttaaaacaaaacaaaacaaaacaaaataataataacgaaAACATACTGAGCCCTCATCAGAGATGGCATTAGGCAAAAATGCCAATGAATTGcctcttttaatcctcacagcaatttTGTAGCAAagacacaattattttattttacagttgaaaCAAGCTCAAGGACATTATCCCTGAGAGGCTGAGCTACGATTTAAATCGGGCTATTTAGATTCCACGCTTGTGCCTTTAACCACCACAAAACTGCCTCtataaatgctaaaaaaaagaaaagaaaagaaaagcatatacTCCATAAATTGTAAGTTCCTTAAAGgttggggtctttttttttttttctttttgagacggagtttcgctcttgttgcccaggctggtgtgcaatggcgcgatctcggctcaccgcaacctctgcctcctgggttcaagcgattctcctgcctcagaggcctcccgagtagctgggattacaggcatgcgacaccacgcccagttaattttgtatttttagcagacacggggtttctccatgttggtcaggctggtctcgaactcccgacctcaggtgatccgcccgcctaggcctcccaaagtgctgggattacaggcgtgagccaccgtgcccggccaggttgGGTTCTTTTTTGAGTCACCCTGCCCAGGTTGGGTTCTTTTTTGAGTCACCCTGCCCAGGCCTTTAATTTCATTCAGCAAAGTATTGCACATGTACATCCTTGCACTGTTCAGGTGCAAGGATCCAATGGAGGGCAAGACAAGCAGGATCCCTGTCAACAGGGCGCTTACAATCTGGGGAGAGGCAGCGCACAGTCAGAATGCAGTGTGGCCAGAGTTACCTACAGAGTATTTGAGGCGCACAGAACGGCATCCCAATCCGGAAAGTCAGGTGGTCAAGATTTTAGGAGCAAATATTTTAGGAGCTGGAACTCTAATAGTAGGGGGAGCGAATTTTCCAAGAATGAGGCGCAGAAGGTGTGAAAAATCCTGGGGTGATTAAGCTGCCGATAGCGCACACAGGTCTGCAGGCAGGCCCTCCCAGCGTCCCCAGCATCCACAAGGGCGACGGCAAGCCTCGCCCAGAGCCCGGGGAAAACGCCGGCGGGTCCCGAGTTCCCCGGGCGGTGGCTGCAGCCCCTGCTCCAGTCGCCCCGCACCTGTCTTCTCCCCGAAATACTCTCGGTAGGTCCGCCACCAGTGCGGGGCCTGCGCCTCCTGCTCTGCCCGGCGCCG contains the following coding sequences:
- the MRPL38 gene encoding large ribosomal subunit protein mL38 (The RefSeq protein has 1 substitution compared to this genomic sequence); protein product: MPNSDIDLSNLERLEKYRSFDRYRRRAEQEAQAPHWWRTYREYFGEKTDPKEKIDIGLPPPKVSRTQQLLERKQAIRELRANVEEERAARLRTASVPLDAVRAEWERTCGPYHKQRLAEYYGLYRDLFHGATFVPRVPLHVAYAVGEDDLMPVYCGNEVTPTEAAQAPEVTYEAEEGSLWTLLLTSLDGHLLEPGAEYLHWLLTNIPGNRVAEGQVTCPYLPPFPARGSGIHRLAFLLFKQDQLIDFSEDARPSPCYQLAQRTFRTFDFYKKHQEAMTPAGLSFFQCRWDDSVTYIFHQLLDMREPVFEFVRPPPYHPKQKRFPHRQPLRYLDRYRDSHEPTYGIY
- the MRPL38 gene encoding large ribosomal subunit protein mL38 isoform X2 encodes the protein MPFCAPQILYPKEKIDIGLPPPKVSRTQQLLERKQAIRELRANVEEERAARLRTASVPLDAVRAEWERTCGPYHKQRLAEYYGLYRDLFHGATFVPRVPLHVAYAVGEDDLMPVYCGNEVTPTEAAQAPEVTYEAEEGSLWTLLLTSLDGHLLEPDAEYLHWLLTNIPGNRVAEGQVTCPYLPPFPARGSGIHRLAFLLFKQDQLIDFSEDARPSPCYQLAQRTFRTFDFYKKHQEAMTPAGLSFFQCRWDDSVTYIFHQLLDMREPVFEFVRPPPYHPKQKRFPHRQPLRYLDRYRDSHEPTYGIY
- the MRPL38 gene encoding large ribosomal subunit protein mL38 isoform X1; translated protein: MAAPWWRAALCECRRWRGFSTSAVLGRRTPPLGPMPNSDIDLSNLERLEKYRSFDRYRRRAEQEAQAPHWWRTYREYFGEKTDPKEKIDIGLPPPKVSRTQQLLERKQAIRELRANVEEERAARLRTASVPLDAVRAEWERTCGPYHKQRLAEYYGLYRDLFHGATFVPRVPLHVAYAVGEDDLMPVYCGNEVTPTEAAQAPEVTYEAEEGSLWTLLLTSLDGHLLEPDAEYLHWLLTNIPGNRVAEGQVTCPYLPPFPARGSGIHRLAFLLFKQDQLIDFSEDARPSPCYQLAQRTFRTFDFYKKHQEAMTPAGLSFFQCRWDDSVTYIFHQLLDMREPVFEFVRPPPYHPKQKRFPHRQPLRYLDRYRDSHEPTYGIY